The proteins below are encoded in one region of Lactuca sativa cultivar Salinas chromosome 3, Lsat_Salinas_v11, whole genome shotgun sequence:
- the LOC111885289 gene encoding uncharacterized mitochondrial protein AtMg00810-like — MVVVKNIFRYLKRTLSPGIWYPVNLCFFVQVFSDADLGGCGLDRKSTTGGCQFLDGKLVSKQSKKQTCVPLSTTEVEYITVASCAYLLQEMNDIETLKIKVADATLEDKVLN, encoded by the exons ATGGTAGTAGTGAAGAATATCTTCAGGTACCTGAAACGAACTTTGTCTCCAGGCATATGGTATCCTGTGAACTTATGCTTCTTCGTTCAAGTGTTTTCGGATGCTGATCTTGGTGGGTGCGGCTTagatagaaaaagcacaactggtggatgccaatttcttgatggcaaaTTAGTTAGTAAGCAATCcaaaaagcaaacatgtgttcCGTTGTCAACAACTGAAGTTGAGTATATCACTGTTgcatcct GTGCTTATCTTTTACAAGAAATGAATGATATTGAAACATTGAAGATAAAGGTTGCTGATGCAACACTTGAGGATAAGGTTTTGAATTAA